The following coding sequences lie in one Arabidopsis thaliana chromosome 3, partial sequence genomic window:
- a CDS encoding sucrose-6F-phosphate phosphohydrolase family protein (sucrose-6F-phosphate phosphohydrolase family protein; FUNCTIONS IN: phosphatase activity, magnesium ion binding, sucrose-phosphatase activity, catalytic activity; INVOLVED IN: sucrose biosynthetic process, metabolic process; EXPRESSED IN: 7 plant structures; EXPRESSED DURING: petal differentiation and expansion stage, E expanded cotyledon stage, D bilateral stage; CONTAINS InterPro DOMAIN/s: Sucrose-phosphate synthase (InterPro:IPR006380), Sucrose-6-phosphate phosphohydrolase C-terminal (InterPro:IPR013679), HAD-superfamily hydrolase, subfamily IIB (InterPro:IPR006379), Sucrose-phosphate phosphatase (InterPro:IPR006378), Sucrose phosphatase, plant/cyanobacteria (InterPro:IPR012847); BEST Arabidopsis thaliana protein match is: Sucrose-6F-phosphate phosphohydrolase family protein (TAIR:AT2G35840.3); Has 735 Blast hits to 727 proteins in 269 species: Archae - 13; Bacteria - 485; Metazoa - 0; Fungi - 0; Plants - 172; Viruses - 0; Other Eukaryotes - 65 (source: NCBI BLink).), translating into MDRLEGPPRLILVADLDCTLVDHDDPENNDLLRFNALWEAHYRHDSLLVYCTGRSFSSYSSLRKKRPLLTPDIAVTSVGSEIVYGGGESTVSDVVWTARLDYKWNRDIVVEETLKFPKLEPQPDKSQEEHKVSFFVGREDAVEIMKVLPGILEERGVDVKLVYSNGYAFDVLPRGAGKQGALTYLLDKLDIEGKQPSNTLVCGDSGNDAELFNISDVYGVMVSNSHEELLQWYEENAKDNPKIFHASERCGAGMIEAIQRFNLGPNVSPRDVMDTENFHGESLNPAHEVVQFYLFYERWRCGEVEKSDKYLQNLKSLSSPLGIFVHPSGVEKPIHEWIDEMENLYGDGKEKKFRIWLDNVTSSHISSDTWLAKFVKHELSEGKVRSCSTKVLLSYKEEKQRLTWMHIHQSWLDESSSDDQEKWIF; encoded by the exons ATGGATAGGCTTGAAGGACCACCACGTCTCATACTAGTTGCTGATCTCGATTGCACATTG GTGGATCACGATGATCCTGAAAACAATGACCTTCTTAGATTCAATGCGCTTTGGGAAGCTCACTATCGCCATGATTCATTGCTTGTTTATTGCACCGGGAGGTCTTTCAGTTCTTACTCGAgtctgaggaagaagagaccGTTGTTGACTCCTGACATCGCCGTAACTTCTGTGGGTTCTGAGATTGTATACGGCGGCGGTGAATCAACGGTGTCTGATGTTGTTTGGACTGCTCGTTTGGATTATAAGTGGAATAGAGACATTGTTGTTGAGGAAACTCTTAAATTCCCTAAACTTGAGCCTCAG CCAGACAAGAGCCAAGAAGAGCACAAAGTGAGTTTTTTCGTGGGAAGAGAAGACGCTGTTGAAATAATGAAGGTTCTTCCAGGGATATTAGAGGAGCGTGGG GTGGATGTGAAGCTGGTTTATAGTAATGGATATGCTTTTGATGTATTACCAAGAGGAGCTGGCAAACAAGGTGCTTTGACATATCTACTTGACAAGTTGGATATTGAAGGCAAGCAGCCTTCTAACACACTTGTTTGTGGTGACTCTGGAAATGATGCTGAGCTTTTCAACATTTCTGACGTATATGGCGTAATG GTTAGCAATTCGCATGAAGAATTATTGCAATGGTATGAAGAAAATGCAAAGGACaacccaaaaatatttcatgCGTCTGAGAGGTGTGGAGCTGGTATGATAGAAGCTATTCAGAGGTTTAATTTGGGACCAAATGTCTCTCCTAGAGATGTTATGGACACTGAAAATTTCCATGGGGAAAGTTTGAATCCTGCTCATGAGGTTGTTcagttttatttgttttatgagAGATGGCGTTGTGGAGAGGTGGAAAAGTCTGACAAGTACTTGCAGAATTTGAAATCGCTCTCT AGTCCACTTGGTATTTTTGTTCATCCGTCTGGAGTGGAGAAACCGATACATGAATGGATAGATGAGATGGAAAATTTATACGGTGATGGGAAGGAAAAGAAGTTTCGCATTTGGTTGGATAATGTTACGTCTTCTCATATCAGTTCAGATACATGGCTTGCAAAATTTGTAAAGCATGAGTTATCTG AGGGAAAAGTACGGTCTTGTTCAACAAAAGTCTTACTGAGTTATAAG GAGGAAAAGCAAAGGCTGACGTGGATGCACATCCACCAATCATGGTTAGATGAATCTTCTTCagatgatcaagaaaaatGGATTTTCTAA